The proteins below are encoded in one region of Geobacter sp.:
- a CDS encoding EAL domain-containing protein has product MHYRLLIITILVVLGLIPFTALGERDVRVGVYDNPPLSIVNADGTVSGLNVDILKEIAVKEKWRLSFVTGTLEEGLKHLSDGDIDILASLAYSPERAERFDISTVTIVVNWGQVYAAREGMLQSFLDLDGKRVAVVKGNIQYSGLKELLRDFGVSPRYVEVDSFKRVFELLQKKQVDAGVVGRFFGMLNDERYGVVATPIVFNPIELRYGFHKGVNADLISAIDQDLTAMKADRNSIYHKALEQYLQVAAKGGMPRWVKWLIGIAGGLFAVFFALSGLLRREVQRRTEDLQKECEVRLRTEDALAASEQKYRELVESANSIILKLDTGGVITFANDFAEEFFQLDTEEIIGRHIVGTLLPETESSGRDLAEMLATIMTHPERHLINENECVRKDGSRLWVSWANRPLFDDNGTLIGILSVGQDITDRRLYEQQLVYQANHDLLTGLPNRNLLADRLQQAMAMYDRHPCFLGLILLDIDNFKVINDTLGHGAGDLLLIAFADRLHTMLRKSDTLARLSGDEFVILPADLQESQAAAVLAEKVLSAMAAPFRVNDRELYVTVSIGIVGYPADGDNIELLLQHAEATMYEAKRDGKNAFRFFTGELNQQMHDRLSLETKLHRALEQEEFLLHYQPQVDLQSNTITGMEALIRWKGSDGVIIPPGDFIPALEESGLIVPVGEWVLETACKQAKQWIDEMEKPFIMSVNISARQFQRSEIVTLVAEILQETGLPAECLRLELTESLLMIDSETALDKLHQLKHLGVSLSIDDFGTGYSSLSYLKKLPISELKIDRAFVTNIPSDSSDTVLVNTIISMAQCLNLHVVAEGVETEEQRTFLAQQQCPTYQGFLFSRPLPVEQFTTLLKENQPLG; this is encoded by the coding sequence ATGCATTACCGGCTTCTCATCATAACCATCCTCGTCGTTCTCGGCCTGATCCCCTTCACCGCCCTTGGTGAGCGGGATGTGCGGGTCGGGGTCTATGACAATCCCCCCCTTTCCATCGTCAATGCAGACGGCACCGTGTCGGGCCTCAACGTCGACATCCTCAAGGAGATCGCGGTCAAGGAGAAGTGGCGCCTCTCATTCGTCACCGGCACCCTCGAGGAAGGTCTCAAGCACCTTTCGGACGGCGATATCGACATCCTGGCTTCCCTGGCATACTCCCCTGAACGGGCAGAGCGTTTCGACATCAGCACGGTCACCATCGTGGTCAACTGGGGTCAGGTCTATGCCGCCAGGGAAGGGATGCTGCAGTCCTTTCTCGACCTCGACGGGAAGCGGGTTGCCGTGGTCAAGGGAAACATCCAGTACAGCGGTCTCAAGGAACTGCTGCGGGATTTCGGTGTCAGCCCGCGATACGTCGAGGTCGACAGTTTCAAGAGGGTCTTCGAGCTCCTGCAGAAAAAACAGGTCGATGCCGGCGTGGTGGGGCGGTTCTTCGGCATGCTCAACGACGAGCGATACGGCGTCGTGGCAACCCCCATCGTTTTCAACCCCATCGAACTCAGATACGGTTTCCACAAAGGGGTCAACGCCGACCTGATCAGTGCGATCGACCAGGACCTGACCGCCATGAAGGCTGACCGGAACTCGATCTACCACAAGGCGCTGGAGCAGTACCTCCAGGTGGCAGCCAAAGGGGGGATGCCCCGCTGGGTGAAATGGCTGATCGGCATTGCAGGCGGGCTGTTCGCGGTCTTTTTCGCCCTGAGCGGGCTGTTGCGGCGGGAGGTGCAGCGGCGGACCGAGGATTTACAGAAGGAGTGCGAGGTGCGGCTCAGGACAGAGGATGCCCTTGCCGCAAGCGAGCAGAAATACCGTGAGCTGGTGGAATCGGCCAACAGCATCATCCTCAAGCTGGATACCGGCGGGGTCATTACCTTTGCCAACGATTTCGCCGAGGAATTTTTTCAACTCGACACGGAAGAGATCATCGGCCGGCATATCGTCGGGACCCTCCTCCCGGAAACCGAGAGCAGCGGGCGTGACCTGGCGGAGATGCTCGCAACGATCATGACCCACCCGGAGCGGCATCTCATCAATGAGAACGAATGCGTACGCAAGGATGGCAGCCGCCTCTGGGTTTCCTGGGCAAACCGTCCCCTCTTCGACGATAACGGCACCCTGATCGGCATCCTCTCCGTGGGACAGGACATCACCGACCGCCGGCTCTACGAGCAGCAGCTGGTCTATCAGGCAAACCACGACCTCCTGACCGGCCTGCCCAACCGGAACCTCCTGGCCGACCGCCTGCAGCAGGCCATGGCCATGTATGACCGCCATCCCTGCTTTCTCGGTCTGATCCTGCTCGACATCGACAACTTCAAGGTGATCAACGATACCCTGGGGCATGGTGCCGGCGACCTGCTGCTCATCGCATTCGCCGACCGGCTCCACACCATGCTGCGCAAGTCGGATACGCTTGCCCGGTTGAGTGGCGACGAATTCGTCATCCTGCCGGCCGACCTCCAGGAGAGTCAGGCAGCGGCTGTGCTGGCGGAAAAGGTGCTCTCCGCCATGGCGGCGCCATTCAGGGTCAACGATCGGGAACTCTACGTGACCGTCAGCATCGGCATTGTCGGCTATCCCGCGGACGGTGACAACATCGAGCTGCTGCTGCAGCACGCCGAAGCGACCATGTACGAGGCCAAGCGGGACGGGAAAAACGCCTTCCGGTTCTTTACCGGCGAGCTCAATCAGCAGATGCACGACCGCCTCTCCCTGGAGACGAAACTCCACCGCGCCCTGGAACAGGAGGAGTTCCTCCTCCACTACCAGCCCCAGGTGGATCTCCAGAGCAACACCATCACCGGCATGGAGGCCTTGATCCGCTGGAAAGGTTCAGACGGCGTCATCATCCCCCCCGGCGATTTCATCCCGGCGCTGGAAGAGAGCGGGCTGATCGTCCCGGTCGGCGAATGGGTCCTGGAAACGGCGTGCAAACAGGCGAAACAGTGGATCGACGAGATGGAGAAGCCGTTCATCATGTCGGTCAACATCTCTGCCCGGCAATTCCAGCGTTCGGAGATCGTCACACTCGTGGCCGAAATCCTCCAGGAAACGGGGCTGCCGGCCGAATGCCTCCGCCTGGAACTGACCGAAAGCCTCCTGATGATCGATTCGGAGACCGCGCTCGACAAGCTCCACCAGCTGAAGCACCTTGGCGTCTCCCTTTCCATCGACGACTTCGGCACCGGTTATTCGTCGCTCAGCTACCTGAAGAAGCTCCCGATCAGCGAATTGAAGATCGACCGGGCGTTTGTCACGAACATCCCCTCCGACAGCAGCGATACGGTTCTCGTCAACACCATCATCAGCATGGCCCAGTGCCTCAACCTGCATGTGGTGGCCGAAGGGGTGGAAACCGAGGAACAACGCACCTTCCTGGCCCAGCAGCAGTGCCCCACCTATCAGGGATTCCTCTTCAGCCGGCCGCTGCCGGTGGAACAATTCACCACCCTGCTCAAAGAGAATCAGCCCCTCGGATAG
- a CDS encoding helicase, which translates to MDRNFSDNSLSAMREAIADAGGNEVFFLGRTDGAGRVIDVEPLARGNRDAVAAIVVAASCGDVVIHNHPSGVLTPSSADLEIASIMGNQGVGFIIIDNRAEHCYVAVTPFIPPVAERLDFGDIERFYAAGGTLASSLPGYEHREEQIRMAFLVAEAFNEDKISIIEAGTGTGKSLAYLLPAALWAVRNKERVVISTNTINLQEQLTRKDIPFLLNHAGIQFKAVLVKGRSNYLCKRKLAAIRQEPALFQDEAGEELQTLISWSEKTVEGCRNDLSFIPRQETWEELCCEADQCSRIKCTWYAGCFFYAARRAAASADLLVVNHALLMADVVVRQEAGFETAAILPPFKRLIFDEGHHIEDVATSHFSSQFSRQGLLKVMGRLQHPRKPQRGLLPQLASRLAKEIPEELDNLYMDAAAVLEERLIPERGKLADAVTRTMDAIAVALLAHLRPAGARQGEQTLRLTPPVYETPLWRETEGKVRALAGQLSTYATAVKDCCRICERLPDEVLAKLSSLLVDLKGIRGRLEAAADGLLFFLNRDDGYCRWLEVRKGTKGMAVKLCFAPLEVADSLRKAVFERVKTVVITSATLAVGEKFDYLKQRNGIDRLPPERISELLLASPFDFARQAYVGIPTDLPQPTAPGFSAALEPCLLEALEITQGHAFVLFTSYDLLGRVFERLAPRLKEQGMTPLRQGEASRHMILNRFRREPNAVLFATDSFWEGVDVQGKALELVVITRLPFRVPTEPLLEARAEHIAEEGGDPFMDYTVPQAVIKFKQGFGRLIRSRDDRGAALILDSRVLSKGYGRHFLRALTGTSQVTGSRAEVMAGMREFFSP; encoded by the coding sequence ATGGACCGCAATTTTTCCGATAACTCCCTCTCAGCCATGCGCGAGGCCATTGCCGACGCAGGCGGCAACGAGGTCTTCTTTCTCGGCCGCACCGACGGCGCGGGCCGCGTCATCGACGTGGAACCGCTGGCGCGCGGCAACCGCGACGCCGTGGCAGCCATCGTGGTGGCCGCCTCATGCGGCGACGTGGTCATCCACAACCACCCCTCCGGCGTCCTCACCCCCTCTTCGGCCGACCTGGAGATCGCCTCGATCATGGGCAACCAGGGGGTCGGCTTCATTATCATCGACAACCGGGCCGAACACTGCTACGTAGCAGTCACCCCCTTCATCCCGCCGGTGGCCGAACGGCTGGACTTCGGCGACATCGAACGCTTCTATGCCGCCGGCGGCACCCTGGCCTCATCGCTGCCAGGGTACGAGCACCGCGAAGAGCAGATCCGGATGGCCTTCCTGGTGGCGGAGGCGTTCAACGAAGACAAGATCTCGATCATCGAGGCCGGCACCGGTACCGGCAAATCGCTCGCCTACCTGCTCCCCGCTGCCCTCTGGGCGGTGCGCAACAAGGAGCGGGTGGTGATCTCCACCAACACCATCAACCTCCAGGAACAGCTGACACGGAAGGATATCCCCTTTTTGCTGAACCATGCCGGCATCCAGTTCAAGGCGGTGCTGGTGAAGGGGCGGAGCAACTACCTCTGCAAGCGGAAGCTGGCGGCGATCCGCCAGGAACCTGCCCTTTTCCAGGACGAGGCGGGCGAAGAGCTGCAGACGCTGATCTCCTGGAGCGAAAAGACCGTGGAAGGTTGCCGCAACGACCTCTCCTTCATCCCCCGGCAAGAGACCTGGGAAGAGCTCTGTTGCGAGGCCGACCAGTGCAGCCGGATCAAGTGCACCTGGTATGCCGGCTGCTTCTTCTATGCGGCCCGCCGCGCCGCAGCCAGCGCCGACCTGCTGGTGGTGAACCATGCCCTGCTCATGGCCGACGTGGTGGTGCGGCAGGAGGCCGGCTTCGAGACCGCCGCCATCCTGCCGCCGTTCAAGCGACTGATCTTCGACGAGGGGCACCATATCGAGGACGTGGCGACCAGCCATTTCTCCAGCCAGTTCTCCCGCCAGGGTCTGTTGAAGGTGATGGGACGACTCCAGCACCCGCGCAAGCCCCAGCGGGGCCTGCTCCCCCAGCTCGCCTCCCGGCTCGCCAAGGAGATCCCGGAAGAGCTGGACAACCTCTACATGGACGCCGCGGCAGTGCTGGAGGAGCGGCTGATCCCGGAGCGGGGGAAGCTTGCCGACGCGGTGACCCGCACCATGGACGCCATCGCCGTGGCACTCCTGGCCCACCTGCGGCCTGCCGGCGCCCGCCAGGGGGAGCAGACGCTCCGCCTCACCCCGCCGGTCTATGAGACCCCGCTCTGGCGCGAGACCGAGGGGAAGGTACGCGCCCTGGCCGGGCAGCTCTCCACCTACGCCACGGCGGTCAAGGACTGCTGCAGGATCTGCGAACGGCTGCCGGACGAGGTTCTGGCAAAGCTATCCAGCCTGCTCGTCGATCTGAAGGGGATTCGCGGACGGCTTGAGGCGGCAGCCGACGGCCTGCTCTTCTTCCTCAACCGCGATGACGGCTACTGCCGCTGGCTGGAAGTCCGCAAGGGGACCAAGGGGATGGCGGTGAAGCTCTGCTTTGCGCCGCTGGAGGTGGCCGATTCCCTGCGCAAGGCGGTGTTCGAGCGGGTGAAGACCGTGGTCATCACCTCGGCCACCCTGGCAGTTGGGGAAAAGTTCGACTACCTCAAGCAGCGAAACGGCATCGACCGGCTCCCGCCGGAACGGATCAGCGAGCTGCTCCTTGCCTCCCCCTTCGACTTTGCCCGCCAGGCCTATGTCGGCATCCCCACCGACCTCCCCCAGCCGACGGCGCCCGGCTTTTCGGCCGCGCTGGAGCCCTGCCTGCTGGAGGCGCTGGAGATCACCCAGGGGCATGCCTTTGTCCTCTTCACCTCCTACGACCTGCTGGGACGGGTTTTCGAACGGCTGGCGCCACGGCTGAAGGAACAGGGGATGACGCCGCTCCGCCAGGGGGAGGCGAGCCGCCACATGATCCTGAACCGGTTCCGGCGGGAGCCGAATGCGGTGCTTTTTGCCACGGATTCTTTCTGGGAAGGGGTCGACGTGCAGGGGAAGGCCCTGGAGCTGGTGGTAATAACCCGCCTGCCGTTCCGGGTCCCCACGGAACCGCTCCTGGAGGCGCGAGCCGAGCACATTGCCGAGGAGGGGGGGGACCCGTTCATGGATTACACGGTTCCCCAGGCGGTGATCAAGTTCAAGCAGGGATTCGGCAGGCTGATCCGGAGCCGCGACGACCGGGGGGCAGCGCTGATCCTCGACAGCAGGGTGTTGAGCAAGGGGTATGGACGCCATTTCCTCCGCGCCCTGACCGGTACCAGCCAGGTTACCGGCAGCAGGGCGGAGGTGATGGCAGGGATGCGGGAGTTCTTCAGCCCTTAG
- a CDS encoding YchJ family protein encodes MTQTQELCPCCSQLAYDACCGPLISGAAQAETAEQLMRSRYSAYVKGEMGYLFETTHPDGRKGYDHDGTKEWSENSEWQKLEILAVRGGTAGDQAGEVEFKAYYEGKGAQHIHHEVGVFRKVEDVWFFTDGKIVGNVPIRSTKVGRNEPCTCGSGKKYKKCCGA; translated from the coding sequence ATGACCCAGACCCAGGAACTCTGCCCCTGCTGCTCGCAGCTGGCCTACGACGCATGCTGCGGCCCCCTGATCAGCGGTGCCGCACAGGCCGAGACCGCCGAACAGCTGATGCGTTCCCGTTACAGCGCCTATGTGAAAGGGGAGATGGGCTACCTCTTTGAAACGACCCATCCTGACGGACGGAAGGGGTACGATCACGACGGAACAAAGGAGTGGTCGGAAAACTCCGAATGGCAAAAACTGGAAATCCTTGCCGTCAGAGGCGGAACGGCCGGGGACCAGGCTGGCGAGGTGGAGTTCAAGGCCTATTACGAAGGAAAGGGTGCCCAGCATATCCATCATGAGGTTGGCGTCTTCCGGAAGGTCGAGGATGTCTGGTTCTTTACCGACGGCAAGATCGTCGGGAATGTCCCGATCCGGAGCACCAAGGTCGGCAGGAATGAGCCCTGTACCTGCGGCAGCGGCAAGAAATACAAGAAGTGCTGCGGGGCGTGA
- a CDS encoding protein kinase: MTATPTTIGKYVLEKRLGGGHFGEVYLAHDRALACNKAIKLIPITNPTEIKQKLEEAQILDKCRHKHIVQINEANVFDNGGVHILVLDLEYLPEGSLEGELKNRWISIKEACTRMSCVLSGLYFAHTNGYLHRDVKPGNVLIAADSTKLSDFGLATTALSLVGSDQGYLAHCPPEFYTTGQTTVQTDIFASGLTLFRIINNINDWRGLLDNIDNFDRHICRGTLVKTIGYQDYVPEKVKRIINKACNPDPIKRYQTALEMKNALDALRFDIEWNKTSRNAWSGYAEGNTYEISIESKKGQHLVTFKRNGRKDNSKCHTCDNKVEARVQAEILISETSMK, encoded by the coding sequence ATGACGGCAACACCAACAACAATTGGGAAATATGTCCTTGAAAAGCGGCTGGGCGGAGGGCACTTTGGGGAAGTATATTTAGCTCATGATAGGGCTCTTGCTTGCAATAAGGCCATTAAATTAATTCCAATAACTAATCCGACAGAAATAAAGCAAAAACTTGAAGAAGCACAAATACTCGACAAATGCCGTCACAAGCACATTGTCCAAATAAATGAAGCTAACGTCTTCGACAACGGCGGTGTTCACATTCTGGTTCTCGATCTTGAATACCTCCCAGAGGGATCACTTGAAGGAGAACTAAAAAACCGCTGGATATCAATAAAGGAAGCCTGTACGCGCATGAGTTGTGTGCTTTCTGGGCTTTATTTTGCGCATACGAACGGCTATTTGCACAGGGATGTAAAACCAGGGAATGTCCTTATAGCAGCAGATTCCACTAAATTATCGGATTTCGGGTTAGCGACAACAGCATTAAGCCTCGTCGGCAGTGATCAAGGTTACCTAGCACATTGCCCACCAGAGTTCTACACGACTGGGCAAACGACAGTCCAAACTGACATTTTTGCGAGCGGATTAACACTGTTCCGTATAATCAACAATATCAATGATTGGCGCGGATTGTTGGATAACATTGACAACTTTGACCGTCACATATGCCGTGGAACATTAGTTAAAACTATTGGCTACCAAGATTATGTACCAGAGAAGGTGAAAAGAATTATCAACAAGGCTTGCAACCCAGACCCAATTAAAAGATATCAGACGGCATTGGAAATGAAGAACGCTTTGGATGCTCTCAGGTTTGATATTGAGTGGAACAAAACATCAAGGAATGCTTGGTCTGGTTATGCCGAAGGTAATACCTATGAAATTTCTATAGAATCGAAGAAGGGACAACATCTCGTCACGTTCAAAAGGAACGGCAGAAAAGACAACTCTAAGTGCCATACATGTGACAACAAAGTCGAAGCACGTGTGCAAGCTGAAATTCTTATCTCTGAGACCAGCATGAAGTGA
- a CDS encoding ComF family protein: protein MAGERDVVGGNGTRGKGWRGPLSGLLDLFFPPLCHQCRSFIPHAGRVHVCPACLATSRPVEPPLCTVCGVPFPAPAGIDHPCGPCLTTPPPFAAARAAFLYEGAIRDLIHRFKYDGAVQVRRPLALLMADRLAPLAAEKAPDLLVPVPLHVRRLRQRGFNQAVLLGELLSREWQIPLGRRVMRRIRWTEPQVNLAAKERLANVRGAFAVSDRARVAGMRVMLVDDVLTTGSTLAECSRVLLRAGAAEVFAVTVARVAWE from the coding sequence ATGGCAGGGGAGCGGGACGTGGTGGGAGGGAACGGAACACGGGGCAAAGGCTGGCGCGGGCCGCTCTCCGGGCTCCTTGACCTCTTCTTCCCGCCGCTCTGCCACCAGTGCCGCAGTTTCATCCCCCATGCCGGGCGGGTGCACGTCTGCCCGGCTTGCCTGGCCACGTCGCGGCCGGTGGAGCCCCCTCTCTGCACGGTCTGCGGGGTCCCCTTTCCGGCGCCGGCCGGGATCGACCACCCGTGCGGCCCCTGCCTGACCACCCCGCCCCCCTTTGCCGCTGCCCGTGCCGCCTTTCTCTACGAGGGGGCGATCCGCGACCTGATCCATCGCTTCAAGTACGATGGCGCGGTGCAGGTCCGCCGCCCCCTGGCGCTCCTCATGGCAGACCGCCTGGCCCCCCTGGCTGCAGAAAAGGCGCCCGACCTCCTGGTGCCGGTCCCGCTCCATGTCCGGCGTCTCCGCCAGCGCGGGTTCAACCAGGCGGTACTGCTGGGGGAGCTCCTGTCTCGCGAGTGGCAGATCCCCCTCGGCCGCCGGGTAATGCGACGCATCCGCTGGACCGAGCCCCAGGTGAACCTGGCAGCAAAGGAACGGCTCGCCAATGTACGGGGCGCCTTTGCCGTCAGCGACCGGGCGCGGGTTGCGGGGATGCGGGTGATGCTGGTGGACGACGTGCTGACCACCGGCAGTACCCTGGCCGAGTGCAGCCGGGTCTTGCTCCGGGCGGGTGCGGCGGAGGTCTTTGCGGTGACCGTCGCCCGCGTGGCATGGGAATAG
- a CDS encoding lactate utilization protein, protein MSQTAVLVRWSYEQKCQKAVEALGQNGFTAVYCPTAQDAHDYIIKESEGAQSIGFGGSMGVKSLLVEERLAVLGKEILNHSAPGLSREEKDVIMRRQLTCDLFLAGTNALTISGWLVNIDATGNRVAAMIFGPKKVIVVAGRNKLVEGDLATAIRRVKEWATPPNAKRLNFNTPCAKTGFCSDCNSPDRLCRATTVLDRRPRMTDFRVLVVNEDLGF, encoded by the coding sequence ATGTCACAGACAGCCGTACTGGTCAGATGGAGCTACGAACAAAAATGTCAGAAGGCGGTTGAGGCCTTGGGGCAGAACGGTTTCACGGCAGTCTACTGCCCGACAGCCCAGGATGCGCACGATTACATCATCAAGGAGTCCGAAGGTGCCCAGTCCATAGGATTCGGCGGTTCCATGGGGGTAAAGTCGCTGCTGGTCGAGGAGCGCCTTGCGGTGCTGGGGAAGGAGATCCTCAACCATAGCGCGCCGGGGCTCTCGCGGGAGGAGAAGGACGTCATCATGCGCCGTCAGCTCACCTGCGACCTGTTCCTGGCCGGCACCAATGCCCTGACCATCTCGGGCTGGCTGGTAAACATCGATGCCACCGGCAACCGGGTCGCAGCCATGATCTTCGGGCCGAAGAAGGTGATCGTGGTGGCCGGCAGGAACAAGCTCGTGGAGGGGGACCTGGCCACTGCCATCCGCCGGGTCAAGGAATGGGCAACGCCCCCCAACGCCAAGCGGCTCAATTTCAATACCCCCTGCGCCAAGACCGGTTTCTGCAGCGACTGCAACTCCCCGGACCGGCTCTGCCGCGCCACCACGGTACTCGACCGTCGGCCGAGGATGACCGATTTCCGGGTGCTGGTGGTGAACGAGGACCTGGGATTCTAG
- a CDS encoding sodium:calcium antiporter, translating into MINWLGFIVCSVTILYSGAKLSKYGDVIAEKTGMGKTWIGVLLMASVTSLPELVTGISAVTYSHTPDIAVGSVMGSCVFNLVILAFLDITEREKTLSAKAHHGHVLSGGFGILLLSLVSISLCWGGRIPPVGWIGWYSLAFIVVYVIAIRIIFAFEKRQIARFISERAEQLKYEGIQLRSAAVNYGWNALLVTIAAIFLPGIGERIAVATGLGETFVGNIFIAMVTSLPEVVVSVTAVKIGAIDLAIGNLLGSNIFNVFILALDDVFYFHDQILSNVHRGHIISAVIAIAMTSIAIIGLTYRSEKKLLFLAWDSLAIMILNVVYLMLMYSLTQ; encoded by the coding sequence ATGATCAACTGGCTCGGCTTCATCGTCTGTTCGGTTACAATTCTGTATTCCGGCGCCAAACTCTCCAAGTATGGTGACGTCATTGCAGAGAAGACCGGCATGGGAAAGACCTGGATCGGTGTCCTGCTCATGGCGTCCGTCACCTCACTCCCCGAACTCGTTACCGGTATAAGTGCGGTGACGTATTCCCATACTCCTGACATCGCCGTCGGCAGTGTTATGGGGAGTTGCGTCTTCAACCTCGTCATCCTTGCCTTCCTGGATATTACCGAACGGGAAAAAACCCTGTCGGCTAAAGCACACCACGGCCACGTTCTCTCGGGGGGATTCGGTATACTGCTCCTTTCCCTTGTCAGCATAAGCCTTTGCTGGGGGGGGCGGATACCGCCCGTTGGCTGGATCGGGTGGTACAGCCTTGCTTTCATTGTCGTCTATGTTATTGCCATCAGGATTATTTTCGCCTTCGAGAAACGACAGATCGCCCGATTCATTAGTGAGCGGGCCGAACAGTTGAAGTACGAGGGGATCCAGCTCAGGTCGGCAGCTGTCAATTACGGCTGGAACGCCCTTCTTGTGACCATCGCTGCCATCTTCCTGCCGGGCATTGGAGAGCGGATCGCCGTGGCTACCGGTCTCGGGGAGACCTTTGTCGGGAATATCTTCATTGCCATGGTTACGTCACTGCCTGAGGTGGTGGTATCCGTGACGGCCGTCAAGATTGGGGCGATAGATCTGGCAATCGGCAACCTGCTCGGGAGCAATATTTTCAATGTCTTCATTCTGGCGCTAGACGATGTGTTCTATTTCCACGACCAGATTCTGTCCAATGTGCATCGTGGTCATATCATTTCAGCAGTGATCGCCATCGCCATGACGAGCATTGCGATCATCGGTCTTACCTATCGCTCAGAAAAGAAACTTCTCTTTTTGGCCTGGGATTCGCTCGCTATCATGATTCTGAACGTGGTCTATCTCATGCTCATGTATTCCCTGACCCAGTGA